A region of Lysobacterales bacterium DNA encodes the following proteins:
- a CDS encoding ATP-binding protein — MDDSVDSAELGLRVREFELARELPSVALLNGTLDRWLPACGVPEPVLRALQVCCDEILANAVHHAGAVREPIFVRVALQPDRVQAQFAYRAFAFRPDRQERPNTHTPISLRDIGGLGIHLIKSLTDHFEYHYRDGHHCLQFEKRHLP, encoded by the coding sequence GTGGACGATTCGGTTGACAGCGCGGAGCTGGGTCTGCGGGTGCGCGAGTTCGAACTGGCGCGCGAGCTGCCCTCGGTCGCACTGCTGAATGGCACCCTGGACCGATGGCTGCCGGCATGCGGCGTGCCCGAGCCGGTGTTGCGCGCCTTGCAGGTCTGTTGCGACGAGATTCTGGCCAACGCGGTCCACCATGCCGGCGCGGTGCGTGAACCGATCTTCGTGCGCGTTGCACTGCAGCCGGACCGGGTGCAGGCGCAATTCGCCTATCGCGCGTTCGCCTTCAGGCCGGATCGCCAGGAGCGCCCGAATACGCATACCCCGATCTCGCTGCGCGATATCGGGGGGCTGGGCATCCACCTGATCAAGTCACTGACCGACCATTTCGAGTACCACTACCGCGACGGGCATCACTGCCTGCAGTTCGAGAAGCGCCATCTGCCTTGA
- a CDS encoding TlpA family protein disulfide reductase, with protein sequence MSIRPLLLVLSAAFAAAIAGFLLARQLRTAVVVPDPEVPIAGVAAIGDRRPDLTLPDLRGAAVSLSRFDGKPVLLNFWASWCPPCVAEMPVLDAFAREHPDWHVVGIAVEPVDAARDYLAEAPVSYPILIGHDDSPDESLQFGNSRGVLPYTVLIGADGRILKRHAGAFERSELDAWVR encoded by the coding sequence ATGTCGATTCGTCCTCTTCTGCTCGTCCTGTCCGCCGCGTTCGCCGCTGCGATCGCCGGCTTCCTGCTCGCTCGCCAGTTGCGCACCGCGGTGGTCGTGCCCGATCCCGAGGTGCCGATCGCCGGCGTGGCCGCGATCGGTGACCGCCGCCCGGATCTGACCTTGCCCGACCTGAGGGGTGCGGCGGTGTCGTTGTCGCGTTTCGACGGCAAGCCGGTGTTGCTGAATTTCTGGGCCAGCTGGTGCCCGCCCTGTGTCGCCGAAATGCCGGTGCTCGATGCATTCGCGCGCGAACATCCTGATTGGCATGTGGTCGGGATCGCGGTCGAGCCCGTCGATGCGGCCCGCGACTATCTCGCTGAAGCGCCGGTGTCCTACCCGATCCTGATCGGCCACGATGACAGCCCGGACGAGTCCCTGCAGTTCGGCAACAGCCGTGGCGTGCTGCCGTACACGGTACTGATCGGCGCCGATGGCCGCATCCTCAAGCGCCATGCGGGCGCCTTCGAACGCAGCGAGCTGGACGCCTGGGTGCGCTGA
- a CDS encoding DUF2066 domain-containing protein, whose translation MRARLSLLLLILLVGASGGVPALQMPIYEGESVLAAGQDVQDDGALRAALVQVLMKVSGDRSIAADAGLAAVLGDARRIALTVAARTQADGTRVLVANFDPGAVHDRLAALGRPVWHDDRPPVLVWLGIDDGNQKQIANANQIAALSEMTLRAQQRGLPILLPRMDGVDQNRINPVTLWGAPPQTILAAGQRYGVQTMLVIRLSRGTPWQARCTLIDGRSYEEWEQSDPQSNALLVAAIDGATDRLARRYAVEPQGSSIGGVDWWIEGVRTPQDYATVAGYLGRLEFVRDLRVLRAEGDGLQMHLDLAVGERRLRQLLAIDGRVELLDAGSDTSPRLRLVH comes from the coding sequence ATGCGTGCACGCCTGTCCTTGCTGTTGCTGATCCTGCTGGTGGGCGCGAGCGGTGGCGTGCCGGCGCTGCAAATGCCGATTTACGAGGGCGAATCGGTGCTGGCGGCCGGCCAGGACGTGCAGGACGACGGCGCCCTGCGCGCCGCGCTGGTGCAGGTGCTGATGAAAGTCTCGGGTGATCGCAGCATCGCCGCCGACGCCGGACTCGCCGCCGTGCTCGGCGACGCCCGCCGTATCGCGTTGACGGTCGCTGCACGCACGCAGGCAGACGGCACGCGCGTGCTGGTGGCGAACTTCGACCCGGGCGCGGTGCATGATCGCCTGGCGGCGCTTGGCCGCCCGGTCTGGCACGACGACCGGCCACCGGTGCTGGTGTGGCTGGGCATCGACGACGGCAACCAGAAGCAGATCGCGAACGCGAACCAGATCGCGGCATTGAGTGAGATGACGCTGCGGGCGCAGCAGCGCGGGCTGCCGATCCTGCTGCCGCGCATGGACGGTGTCGACCAGAATCGCATCAATCCGGTGACGCTCTGGGGCGCACCGCCGCAAACCATCCTCGCCGCCGGGCAACGCTATGGCGTGCAGACCATGTTGGTGATCCGGCTCAGCCGCGGCACACCGTGGCAGGCGCGTTGCACCCTGATCGATGGCCGCAGCTACGAGGAATGGGAGCAAAGCGATCCGCAGTCGAATGCGCTGCTGGTCGCCGCGATCGACGGTGCCACCGATCGTCTGGCTCGACGCTACGCGGTGGAACCGCAAGGCAGCTCGATCGGCGGCGTCGACTGGTGGATCGAGGGCGTGCGCACGCCGCAGGACTACGCCACCGTGGCCGGTTACCTCGGGAGGCTCGAGTTCGTGCGCGACCTGCGCGTGCTGCGCGCCGAAGGCGATGGCTTGCAGATGCATCTCGATCTCGCGGTCGGCGAGCGCCGCTTGCGCCAGCTGCTGGCCATCGACGGCCGGGTCGAGTTGCTCGATGCCGGGTCGGATACCTCGCCGCGCCTGCGCCTGGTGCATTGA
- a CDS encoding AI-2E family transporter, whose translation MIDDRRVWSWLLIAAAIGLLLYFLAPVLTPFALSALFAYLGNPLVERLAAKRMSRGSAVAIVFLLMTLAVALLLAIIIPALIDQARSVPGYIDALHDWYDRVAAPWLKGEFNFTLTALDPGRAFASLRTHLDDIGRFMPKLLGGLTTSGAAVMAWVANLLLIPLITFYLMRDWTQMIGRVRALIPRPLEPTVTQLARESDLVLGSFLRGQTSVVVALAAIYAIGLSLGGLKFGMLIGIIAGLCSFVPYLGPVVGIGGGLVSAIVTGGDIWMNVALVIAVFSIGQVIESFFLTPKLVGESIGLHPVAVIFAVLAGGQLFGFFGVLLALPVAAVILVGLRHTRERYLASDIYGAERAPSDAAGAALVPIEAPATPPVSEQSATPLDPPA comes from the coding sequence ATGATTGACGATCGCCGGGTCTGGTCCTGGTTGCTCATCGCTGCGGCGATCGGCCTGTTGCTGTATTTCCTCGCGCCGGTGCTGACGCCCTTCGCGCTGTCGGCGCTGTTCGCCTACCTCGGCAATCCGCTGGTGGAACGGCTCGCCGCGAAGCGCATGTCGCGCGGCAGCGCGGTGGCGATCGTGTTCCTGCTGATGACGCTTGCGGTCGCGCTGCTGCTGGCGATCATCATCCCGGCGCTGATCGATCAGGCACGCAGCGTGCCCGGCTACATCGATGCCCTGCACGACTGGTATGACCGCGTCGCGGCACCGTGGCTGAAGGGCGAATTCAACTTCACCCTGACCGCACTCGATCCCGGTCGTGCCTTCGCCAGCTTGCGCACGCATCTCGACGACATCGGCCGCTTCATGCCGAAGCTTCTGGGCGGATTGACCACCTCGGGCGCGGCGGTGATGGCCTGGGTCGCGAACCTGCTGCTGATCCCGTTGATCACCTTCTACCTGATGCGCGACTGGACACAGATGATCGGCCGCGTGCGCGCGCTGATTCCGCGTCCGCTGGAGCCGACCGTGACGCAACTCGCGCGCGAGTCCGATCTGGTCCTCGGCAGCTTCCTGCGTGGTCAGACCAGCGTGGTGGTCGCGCTTGCCGCGATCTACGCGATTGGGCTGTCGCTGGGCGGCCTGAAGTTCGGCATGCTGATCGGCATCATCGCTGGACTGTGCAGCTTCGTGCCTTACCTCGGTCCGGTCGTCGGCATCGGCGGTGGGCTGGTGTCGGCGATCGTGACCGGCGGCGATATCTGGATGAACGTGGCACTGGTGATCGCCGTGTTCTCGATCGGGCAGGTCATCGAGAGTTTCTTCCTGACCCCCAAACTGGTTGGCGAGAGCATTGGCCTGCATCCGGTCGCGGTGATCTTTGCGGTGCTGGCGGGCGGACAGCTGTTCGGATTCTTCGGCGTGCTGCTGGCGCTGCCGGTGGCGGCGGTGATCCTGGTCGGGCTGCGGCACACGCGCGAGCGCTATCTCGCCAGCGACATCTATGGTGCCGAGCGTGCGCCGAGCGATGCGGCCGGCGCCGCACTGGTTCCGATCGAGGCGCCAGCGACGCCGCCGGTATCCGAGCAATCGGCAACGCCACTGGACCCCCCGGCGTGA
- a CDS encoding DnaA regulatory inactivator Hda, with amino-acid sequence MTHRQLPLALRFPQGARFDRYAADGNEAVVAALRALAEAPTPPGLLLTGASGTGKTHLAMAVVAATPDAALLPLAELGTQVEAAMAATSARALVVIDDVDAIAGRRAAEVGLFDLFNRTCDAGGALLITAPTAVPRLGIELPDLASRLASLGVLGLQPLGDDARRRVIHARGAARGMEVGDDVLDFLFRRYPRDLGALLDLLDRLDRETLARKRRLTVQLVRDVIRDADA; translated from the coding sequence GTGACCCATCGGCAATTGCCCCTGGCCTTGCGCTTTCCGCAAGGCGCGCGCTTCGACCGCTACGCTGCCGATGGCAATGAAGCGGTCGTCGCCGCGCTGCGCGCGCTCGCCGAAGCACCGACGCCCCCCGGCCTCCTGCTGACCGGCGCCAGCGGCACCGGCAAGACCCATCTGGCGATGGCCGTCGTCGCTGCGACGCCGGACGCCGCCTTGCTGCCGCTGGCCGAACTCGGCACCCAGGTCGAGGCGGCAATGGCGGCCACCTCGGCGCGCGCCCTGGTGGTGATCGACGACGTCGACGCGATCGCCGGGCGCCGGGCCGCCGAAGTCGGCTTGTTCGACCTGTTCAACCGCACCTGCGACGCCGGCGGCGCCCTGCTGATCACGGCCCCGACCGCCGTGCCGCGACTCGGCATCGAACTGCCCGACCTCGCCTCGCGCCTCGCCAGCCTTGGCGTGCTCGGCCTGCAGCCGCTCGGCGACGACGCCCGCCGTCGCGTCATCCACGCCCGCGGTGCGGCGCGCGGCATGGAGGTCGGTGATGACGTGCTCGATTTCCTGTTCCGTCGTTATCCGCGTGATCTCGGTGCCTTGCTCGACCTGCTCGACCGCCTCGACCGCGAGACCCTGGCACGCAAGCGCCGCCTGACCGTGCAACTGGTGCGCGACGTCATCCGCGACGCGGACGCCTGA
- a CDS encoding SDR family oxidoreductase codes for MALVLITGASGGIGFEFVKQFAARGDQVIAAVRQWPQGQSHAGFEVIEGADVRDGAGRHRIVQAIGTRRLDVVVHNAGVLANDALGSINPESLDAQMAVNAFAPILLTQDLHAQLAKPCKLAFITSRMGSVADNGSGGYYGYRMSKAALNAGAKSLAIDLAPQGAAVAILHPGFVRTRMTGGNGQLEPAESARLLIARIDALDAANSGTFWHANGDVLPW; via the coding sequence ATGGCCCTGGTTCTCATCACCGGTGCGTCTGGTGGCATCGGTTTCGAATTCGTCAAGCAGTTCGCTGCGCGCGGCGATCAGGTCATTGCTGCCGTGCGCCAATGGCCACAGGGCCAGTCGCACGCCGGCTTCGAGGTCATCGAAGGCGCCGACGTGCGCGATGGCGCCGGCCGCCATCGCATCGTGCAGGCCATCGGCACGCGACGGCTCGATGTCGTCGTCCACAATGCCGGCGTGCTCGCCAACGATGCGCTCGGATCGATCAATCCGGAATCGCTGGACGCGCAGATGGCCGTGAATGCGTTCGCGCCGATCCTGCTGACCCAGGACCTGCATGCGCAACTCGCGAAACCGTGCAAGCTCGCCTTCATCACCAGCCGCATGGGTTCGGTCGCCGACAACGGCTCGGGCGGCTACTACGGCTATCGGATGAGCAAGGCGGCGCTGAATGCGGGTGCGAAGTCGCTGGCCATCGACCTCGCGCCGCAGGGCGCGGCGGTCGCGATCCTGCATCCGGGCTTCGTGCGCACGCGCATGACCGGCGGCAACGGACAACTGGAACCGGCCGAATCGGCACGCTTGCTGATTGCCCGCATCGACGCGCTGGACGCCGCGAACAGCGGCACGTTCTGGCACGCCAACGGCGACGTGCTGCCGTGGTGA
- the tsaD gene encoding tRNA (adenosine(37)-N6)-threonylcarbamoyltransferase complex transferase subunit TsaD — MRVLGIESSCDETGVAVYDTAAGLRAHTVYSQIDLHQAYGGVVPELASRDHVRKLLPLLRETLASAELSVRDLDGVAYTSGPGLAGALLVGAATARALAWSLDLPAIGVHHMEGHLLAPLMEPGAPQPPFVALLVSGGHTQLIEVNAIGDYLLLGDTLDDAAGEAFDKTAKMMGLPYPGGPELAALAGSGMPGRYTFSRPMCDRPGLDFSFSGLKTQVLLAWEKSDRTDQTRADIARGFEEAVVATLAIKCRRAIEHSNARALIVAGGVGANLRLRALLREAGERDGFQVAFPRPEFCTDNGAMIAFAGAMRLAAGQHQDASISVRPRWPLEELLKV, encoded by the coding sequence ATGCGTGTGCTCGGCATCGAATCCTCCTGCGACGAAACCGGCGTCGCCGTCTACGACACGGCCGCGGGTCTGCGCGCGCACACCGTCTACAGCCAGATCGATCTGCACCAGGCCTATGGCGGCGTGGTGCCGGAACTGGCCTCGCGCGACCATGTCCGCAAGCTGCTGCCGCTGCTGCGCGAAACGCTCGCGTCGGCCGAACTGAGCGTGCGCGATCTCGATGGCGTCGCCTACACCAGCGGCCCCGGCCTCGCCGGTGCGCTGCTGGTCGGGGCCGCGACCGCGCGCGCGCTGGCCTGGTCGCTGGATCTGCCGGCGATCGGCGTGCATCACATGGAAGGGCATCTGCTTGCGCCGCTGATGGAACCCGGTGCGCCGCAGCCCCCCTTCGTCGCGCTGTTGGTGTCGGGTGGCCACACGCAGTTGATCGAAGTGAACGCGATCGGCGATTACCTGTTGCTTGGCGACACCCTCGACGATGCCGCTGGCGAAGCCTTCGACAAGACCGCGAAGATGATGGGCCTGCCCTATCCGGGCGGCCCGGAACTGGCCGCGCTGGCCGGTTCGGGCATGCCCGGTCGCTACACCTTTTCGCGCCCGATGTGCGACCGTCCCGGCCTCGACTTCAGCTTTTCCGGACTGAAGACTCAGGTGCTGCTGGCCTGGGAGAAATCCGACCGGACCGACCAGACCCGCGCCGACATCGCGCGCGGCTTCGAGGAGGCGGTGGTCGCGACCCTCGCGATCAAGTGCCGCCGGGCCATCGAACACAGCAACGCCCGTGCGCTCATCGTGGCCGGTGGCGTCGGCGCGAACCTGCGCCTGCGCGCGTTGCTGCGCGAGGCCGGCGAGCGCGACGGCTTTCAGGTCGCGTTTCCGCGTCCCGAATTCTGCACCGACAACGGCGCGATGATCGCGTTCGCCGGTGCGATGCGCCTGGCTGCCGGGCAGCATCAGGACGCGAGCATTTCGGTACGTCCGCGCTGGCCGCTGGAAGAATTGCTGAAGGTGTGA
- the folB gene encoding dihydroneopterin aldolase — MDIVFVETLKIDTLIGIYDWERRAKQPVVLDLEMAFDNRVPAATDRIEDTLDYKAVSKRLVGFVGDAQFGLVETLAERCAEIVLQEFKVTWLRLRIRKPGAVRGAAAVGVQIERGRRPD; from the coding sequence ATGGACATCGTTTTCGTCGAAACCCTGAAGATCGATACTCTGATCGGCATCTACGACTGGGAGCGCCGCGCCAAGCAGCCGGTCGTGCTCGATCTGGAAATGGCCTTCGACAACCGCGTCCCGGCCGCGACCGATCGGATCGAGGACACGCTCGACTACAAGGCGGTGTCGAAGCGCCTCGTCGGCTTCGTCGGCGACGCGCAATTCGGTTTGGTCGAAACGCTGGCCGAACGCTGCGCCGAGATCGTGCTGCAGGAGTTCAAGGTGACCTGGCTGCGGCTGCGCATCCGCAAGCCGGGCGCGGTGCGCGGCGCGGCGGCGGTCGGCGTGCAGATCGAACGCGGGCGGCGGCCGGACTGA
- the folK gene encoding 2-amino-4-hydroxy-6-hydroxymethyldihydropteridine diphosphokinase: MGRAYLSLGSNIEPARHLRAAIVALRERFGAVRVSPVYCTPAIGFDGDDFLNAAAIIESDLDPVALNDWLHGLEDAHGRDRSGPRFGPRPLDIDIVFYDDLTLDGPGHLQIPRDELKHAFVLKPLADLAPDYVHPAIGRSLAALWAGSGLAIGPAIELASTNA; this comes from the coding sequence ATGGGCCGCGCCTATTTGTCGCTCGGGTCCAACATCGAACCGGCGCGACACCTGCGTGCGGCCATCGTGGCCTTGCGCGAACGTTTCGGCGCGGTGCGCGTGTCACCGGTGTATTGCACGCCGGCCATCGGGTTCGACGGCGACGACTTCCTGAATGCCGCAGCGATCATCGAGTCGGATCTCGACCCGGTTGCGCTGAACGACTGGCTGCACGGACTCGAAGACGCGCACGGTCGCGATCGCAGCGGGCCGCGCTTCGGGCCGCGTCCGCTCGACATCGACATCGTCTTCTACGACGACCTGACGCTGGACGGTCCCGGCCACCTGCAAATTCCGCGCGACGAACTGAAGCATGCCTTCGTGCTGAAGCCACTGGCCGACCTCGCACCGGACTATGTGCACCCGGCGATCGGCCGCTCGCTGGCGGCGTTGTGGGCAGGATCCGGCCTCGCGATCGGACCCGCAATCGAACTTGCATCGACAAACGCCTGA
- a CDS encoding hemin receptor, with translation MSDTAELLFDIYTRSDNPMLRATLAPVMADPDGFATRFYAQLFDRAPALRRLFPVDMTQQRMKLMQTLGVVAAGLDEPEKLTGTLEALGARHRGYGVKFAHYVEVGEALMAALAEVNGPAFDGNARAAWQRLYAWVSEQMRRG, from the coding sequence ATGAGCGACACTGCCGAATTGCTGTTCGATATCTACACGCGCTCGGACAACCCGATGCTGCGGGCGACGCTGGCGCCGGTGATGGCCGACCCCGACGGCTTCGCGACGCGTTTCTACGCGCAGCTGTTTGATCGCGCTCCGGCCCTGCGCCGCTTGTTCCCGGTCGACATGACGCAGCAGCGCATGAAACTGATGCAGACGCTCGGTGTCGTCGCGGCCGGTCTGGATGAGCCGGAGAAACTCACTGGAACCCTGGAGGCGCTGGGTGCGCGCCATCGCGGCTATGGCGTGAAGTTCGCGCACTATGTCGAAGTCGGCGAGGCCCTGATGGCGGCCCTCGCCGAGGTCAATGGCCCTGCCTTCGACGGCAATGCCCGCGCCGCCTGGCAGCGCCTGTACGCATGGGTGTCCGAACAGATGCGACGTGGCTGA
- a CDS encoding sigma-70 family RNA polymerase sigma factor gives MGERPQVTNLLDAVGRGEAAAQRELYELAYHELKRIARSTLKKAGGGVTMNPSTLVHEAYIKLSGDLGRKFEGSHHFYSLLARAMRQVIIDFSREQMAQKRGVGLVRTQLTEGFVQQGMALEELLSVDDALRKLEAVDPELAELVEWHFFAGLSFVEIAEARGVTERTVRRHWDTARAFLLDALPVAGG, from the coding sequence ATGGGCGAGCGTCCGCAAGTCACCAATCTGCTCGATGCGGTCGGGCGCGGCGAGGCGGCCGCGCAGCGGGAACTGTACGAACTTGCGTACCACGAGCTGAAACGCATCGCCCGTTCGACGCTGAAGAAGGCCGGCGGCGGCGTGACCATGAACCCGAGCACCCTGGTGCACGAGGCCTACATCAAGCTCTCCGGCGATCTGGGCCGCAAGTTCGAGGGCAGCCACCATTTCTACAGCCTGCTGGCGCGGGCCATGCGCCAGGTCATCATCGATTTCTCGCGTGAGCAGATGGCGCAGAAGCGCGGCGTCGGCCTGGTCCGCACGCAACTCACCGAGGGCTTTGTGCAACAAGGCATGGCGCTGGAGGAATTGCTCTCGGTCGACGATGCGCTGCGCAAGCTCGAAGCGGTCGACCCCGAACTCGCCGAGCTGGTCGAATGGCATTTCTTCGCCGGCCTCAGCTTCGTCGAGATCGCCGAAGCCCGCGGCGTCACCGAGCGCACCGTGCGCCGCCACTGGGATACCGCGCGCGCCTTCTTGCTGGATGCGTTGCCTGTGGCCGGTGGGTAG
- a CDS encoding pteridine reductase, whose protein sequence is MTDSSRPVAIITGAAKRVGAVMADTLCEAGYDLALSYRHSRAEAEALAARCEAKRAQSCLLLPLDLSDTGALSPFIERVLAHYGRIDALINNASSFYPTPIGAATEAHWDELFAANAKAPFFLAQAAAPHLAKTGGCIVNLVDIYGERPLARHPLYSMAKAALAMMTMALARDLGPAVRVNGIAPGAVLWPETGKAEGERRDLLARTPLARAGEPADIARTALFLLRDAPYITGEIIRVDGGRALSI, encoded by the coding sequence ATGACGGATTCATCCCGGCCGGTCGCGATCATCACCGGGGCGGCAAAACGGGTCGGTGCGGTCATGGCGGACACCCTGTGCGAGGCCGGCTACGACCTTGCGCTCAGTTACCGGCATTCCCGGGCCGAAGCCGAGGCATTGGCGGCCCGATGCGAGGCGAAACGCGCGCAGTCCTGCCTGCTGCTGCCGCTGGACCTGTCCGACACCGGCGCATTGTCGCCCTTCATCGAACGCGTGCTCGCCCACTATGGCCGCATCGACGCGCTGATCAACAATGCATCGAGCTTCTACCCGACGCCGATCGGCGCGGCCACCGAAGCGCACTGGGATGAATTGTTCGCAGCGAACGCCAAGGCGCCGTTCTTCCTCGCCCAGGCGGCCGCGCCGCATCTGGCGAAGACCGGGGGCTGCATCGTCAATCTGGTCGACATCTATGGCGAACGGCCGTTGGCACGACATCCGCTCTACAGCATGGCCAAGGCGGCGCTGGCGATGATGACGATGGCCCTCGCCAGGGATCTCGGCCCGGCCGTGCGCGTCAATGGAATCGCACCCGGTGCAGTGCTATGGCCCGAAACCGGCAAGGCGGAAGGCGAGCGCCGCGACCTGCTTGCCCGCACGCCGCTGGCGCGGGCCGGCGAGCCCGCCGACATCGCCCGCACGGCGCTGTTCCTGTTGCGCGACGCGCCCTACATCACCGGAGAGATCATCCGCGTCGACGGCGGGCGGGCGTTGTCGATCTGA
- a CDS encoding SAM-dependent methyltransferase — MIATGRDESVIGYAPRPFGRRLCVIPRVLGVIPEIRLLPHLDTSPFPAPSADELAHSGVLADLIRAEIRDHGSIPFWRFMELALYAPGLGYYSAGKTKFGASGDFITAPEIGSLFARCVARATAPVLRAGTEADFLEVGGGSGAFAAAALAEWEQLGCLPQRYRILDRSAELRARQRATLEARVPHLLGRVDWPDTPAEQPWRGVLFANEVIDALPVHRFVMRDGEPRELHVAVDAEGRFIDVEREADTMLTAAVAALQQDLLAPLPEGYRSEILPQLPWWIDAVCGQLVAGLAIFVDYGYPRREYYLPQRDDGTLICHYHHRAHGDALRWPGLQDITSFVDFTALALAGTHARLPLAGFNAQASFLIAAGILDMVEEATQLSEIERYRLAQEVKRLTLPGEMGERFKLMSFARAIDHVPEAFTSYDQSRRL; from the coding sequence ATGATCGCGACCGGCCGGGATGAATCCGTCATCGGGTATGCTCCTCGCCCATTCGGACGTCGATTGTGCGTGATTCCCCGTGTCCTTGGCGTCATTCCGGAGATCCGCTTGCTGCCCCATCTCGACACCAGCCCGTTTCCCGCCCCCAGCGCCGATGAACTCGCACACAGCGGCGTCCTCGCCGACTTGATCCGGGCCGAAATCCGCGACCACGGCTCGATCCCGTTCTGGCGGTTCATGGAACTGGCCTTGTATGCGCCCGGACTCGGCTACTACAGCGCCGGCAAGACCAAGTTCGGGGCCAGTGGCGACTTCATCACCGCACCCGAGATCGGCAGCCTGTTCGCGCGCTGTGTCGCACGGGCCACTGCGCCGGTGCTGCGCGCCGGAACGGAGGCCGACTTCCTCGAAGTTGGCGGTGGCAGCGGTGCGTTCGCCGCCGCCGCGCTGGCCGAATGGGAACAGCTCGGCTGCCTGCCGCAGCGCTATCGCATCCTTGACCGCAGCGCCGAACTGCGTGCCCGCCAGCGCGCAACGTTGGAAGCGCGCGTGCCGCATCTGCTCGGTCGCGTCGATTGGCCCGACACGCCCGCCGAACAACCCTGGCGCGGCGTGCTGTTCGCGAACGAGGTGATCGACGCCCTGCCGGTGCACCGCTTCGTGATGCGCGATGGCGAACCGCGCGAGCTGCATGTCGCGGTCGATGCCGAAGGCCGCTTCATCGATGTCGAGCGCGAGGCCGACACCATGCTCACCGCCGCCGTCGCGGCCCTGCAACAGGACCTGCTGGCGCCGCTGCCGGAAGGCTATCGCTCGGAAATCCTGCCGCAACTGCCCTGGTGGATCGACGCGGTCTGCGGACAACTGGTCGCCGGCCTCGCGATCTTCGTCGATTACGGCTATCCGCGCCGCGAGTACTACCTGCCGCAGCGCGATGACGGCACCCTGATCTGCCATTACCACCATCGCGCGCATGGCGACGCATTGCGCTGGCCGGGGCTGCAGGACATCACCAGTTTCGTCGACTTCACCGCGCTCGCGCTGGCCGGCACGCATGCGCGGCTGCCGCTGGCGGGCTTCAACGCCCAGGCCTCGTTCCTGATTGCAGCCGGCATCCTCGACATGGTCGAGGAAGCGACGCAACTGAGCGAGATCGAACGTTACCGGCTGGCGCAGGAAGTGAAACGGCTGACCTTGCCCGGCGAAATGGGCGAACGCTTCAAGCTGATGAGCTTCGCGCGCGCCATCGACCACGTGCCCGAGGCCTTCACCAGCTACGACCAGAGTCGCCGCCTGTGA
- a CDS encoding antibiotic resistance protein VanZ, which yields MSLRPFPHPRLWRGLFALAIAGVIVLSLISNESLRQVDFIGNDKIGHLLAYFVLMAFAVQLRDASNDWSRAAFGLLLMSIVLEFLQQASGLRRGDIHDVYANAGGIVLGALTGLTPARAWLLALDRRFSTHCAR from the coding sequence GTGAGCCTGCGTCCGTTCCCGCATCCGCGGTTGTGGCGCGGCTTGTTCGCGCTGGCGATCGCCGGGGTGATCGTGTTGTCGCTGATCTCGAACGAGTCCCTGCGTCAGGTCGACTTCATCGGCAACGACAAGATCGGCCACCTGCTCGCCTACTTCGTGCTGATGGCCTTCGCGGTGCAGTTGCGTGACGCCTCCAACGACTGGTCGCGCGCCGCCTTCGGCCTGTTGCTGATGAGCATCGTGCTGGAATTCCTGCAACAGGCCTCGGGACTGCGCCGCGGCGACATCCACGATGTCTATGCCAATGCCGGCGGCATCGTGCTCGGTGCCCTGACCGGGCTGACGCCGGCGCGAGCCTGGCTGCTGGCGCTGGACCGGCGGTTCAGCACACACTGCGCGCGCTGA